A region of Vibrio tubiashii ATCC 19109 DNA encodes the following proteins:
- a CDS encoding VF530 family protein, which translates to MSQEQPNNPLHGLTLEKILVRLQEHYGWEGLDERIQINCFYSNPSIKSSLKFLRRTQWARDKVEALYIETFCK; encoded by the coding sequence ATGAGCCAAGAACAACCAAACAACCCATTGCATGGATTAACATTAGAAAAGATCCTTGTACGATTGCAAGAACACTACGGATGGGAAGGTTTGGACGAGCGAATTCAAATTAACTGTTTCTACAGTAACCCGTCTATCAAATCTTCTCTGAAGTTCTTACGTCGAACGCAATGGGCGCGAGACAAAGTAGAAGCGCTATATATCGAAACATTTTGTAAATAG
- a CDS encoding SH3 domain-containing protein, which yields MEYKVVKEYQDAPDSPIQVVTGEVLDFVEESDPKGDWANWVLCRGNNKQGWVPKQILDIDAGAVTVLEDYTAVEHSLKLGEQVVKIYELNGWIWCRKLDSSEQEAWAPLNHLVSI from the coding sequence ATGGAATACAAGGTTGTAAAAGAATATCAAGATGCGCCGGATTCTCCCATTCAAGTAGTCACGGGGGAAGTATTAGACTTCGTTGAAGAGTCTGACCCTAAGGGAGATTGGGCAAATTGGGTACTTTGCCGAGGTAATAACAAACAAGGTTGGGTCCCGAAGCAGATATTGGACATTGACGCGGGAGCAGTAACAGTCTTAGAGGACTATACTGCCGTTGAGCACAGCCTAAAACTTGGCGAGCAAGTGGTGAAGATTTATGAGCTCAATGGTTGGATATGGTGTCGAAAGTTAGATTCTAGTGAACAAGAAGCTTGGGCTCCATTAAATCATCTTGTATCGATTTAG
- a CDS encoding GNAT family N-acetyltransferase gives MTFKYEEVTPSAAEFCELRVAAGLSAKSLKAAQIALPNSLYAISIRKEGSLIAMGRVVGDGACNFEVVDVAVDPNYQGMGLGKRVMEYIDMYLSSVALEGSYISMIADEPAFYEKLGYRLVSPSCQGMTKKFKPCN, from the coding sequence ATGACATTTAAGTACGAAGAAGTAACACCTAGTGCAGCAGAATTTTGCGAACTGCGCGTGGCTGCAGGCTTGTCTGCTAAATCGCTAAAAGCCGCGCAAATAGCATTGCCAAACAGTCTATATGCAATATCAATTCGAAAAGAGGGTTCTTTAATTGCGATGGGCCGAGTTGTCGGTGATGGCGCATGTAATTTTGAGGTAGTCGATGTCGCAGTTGATCCCAACTATCAAGGGATGGGCTTAGGAAAACGAGTGATGGAATATATTGATATGTATCTCTCTTCAGTAGCGCTAGAGGGATCATACATCTCAATGATTGCAGATGAACCTGCGTTTTATGAAAAACTTGGATATAGGCTCGTGTCGCCGTCTTGCCAAGGGATGACGAAAAAATTTAAGCCATGTAACTAA
- a CDS encoding GNAT family N-acetyltransferase: protein MKVRKALKGDAGKLLELIALKAEFDRSMKGFDGQISTTIEKIQRTLFCEHPFAYALLLEVDEEVLGFALFHYRYSSFSGEPSIWLDDLLIVGNSRSKGYGAALMHSLKIEGEKALASHISWTASPYNTKAHKFYARLGAEIERMEGKRPFFRWAI from the coding sequence GTGAAAGTAAGGAAAGCATTAAAAGGAGATGCGGGTAAACTGCTTGAGCTCATTGCGCTTAAGGCTGAGTTTGACCGCAGCATGAAAGGGTTTGACGGGCAAATCTCAACGACCATTGAGAAGATTCAGCGTACGTTATTTTGTGAGCATCCCTTTGCTTATGCTTTGCTATTAGAAGTTGATGAAGAAGTGTTGGGTTTTGCACTATTTCACTATCGTTATTCGTCTTTTAGCGGTGAACCGTCAATTTGGCTTGATGACTTGCTCATAGTCGGAAACTCTCGCTCAAAGGGATATGGCGCTGCTCTGATGCATTCTCTTAAAATTGAGGGTGAAAAGGCCTTGGCGTCTCACATCTCATGGACTGCGAGCCCATACAACACCAAAGCACATAAATTCTACGCAAGGCTTGGTGCAGAAATAGAACGAATGGAAGGTAAACGTCCATTCTTCCGCTGGGCTATTTAG
- a CDS encoding glutathione S-transferase family protein translates to MFKLYYYPNNASLAPHFLLHHLNADYELLLVDKKSNSQKSADYLRLNPAGRIPTLVVNDQAIFESPAICIHICELYPDSSLMPSIGDPSRPLFFQWLAFLNNTLQAELMVRYYPHRHTNDESTIPNLVKAQDERIADALSIINDQLAKNEYLLGDRLTACDYFLFMLAEWSLPIEKSPLSFDYLAAYLKRLCSNPTIRYVCRIEEIDLTPFESYR, encoded by the coding sequence TTGTTCAAGCTCTACTATTATCCAAACAATGCGAGTTTAGCGCCTCATTTTTTGCTTCATCACTTAAATGCAGACTATGAGCTATTGTTAGTCGACAAAAAATCAAACTCGCAAAAATCAGCGGATTATCTTCGACTCAATCCTGCAGGGCGAATCCCGACATTGGTTGTGAATGATCAAGCGATATTCGAAAGTCCTGCTATCTGTATTCATATCTGCGAGCTTTACCCGGACTCAAGCCTCATGCCATCAATTGGCGATCCTAGTCGACCACTGTTTTTCCAGTGGCTCGCATTTCTTAACAATACGCTGCAAGCTGAACTTATGGTTCGTTATTACCCGCATCGTCATACTAATGATGAATCGACTATTCCAAACCTTGTTAAAGCTCAAGACGAAAGAATTGCCGACGCGCTTTCAATTATCAATGATCAGCTCGCAAAGAATGAGTACTTGTTGGGCGATAGGCTAACTGCGTGTGACTATTTCTTATTCATGTTAGCGGAGTGGTCTTTGCCAATTGAAAAGTCTCCACTTAGTTTTGACTATCTAGCCGCATATTTAAAGCGTTTGTGCTCGAACCCCACCATCAGGTATGTTTGCAGAATTGAAGAAATAGACCTTACGCCATTTGAATCATATCGATAG
- a CDS encoding LysE family translocator yields MDLNSLLLFVVACLAINMIPGPDVIYIVSNTMKGKLINGLKAALGLGVGYFIHTLAACLGLSAIILSSAVAFSAVKWLGAAYLVYLGIQSIRSMWRGESKIINNTDIEKDKNVFSQGVIVSVLNPKVALFFLSFLPQFIETSSSSVSLQLLVLGLLFSVLATLCNLLYASVGSWVFSRPNSQRYSRALEGVSGVLLIGLASKVALNER; encoded by the coding sequence ATGGATTTAAATTCGCTACTATTATTTGTCGTCGCTTGCCTTGCGATCAATATGATCCCCGGGCCTGACGTTATTTACATTGTATCGAATACAATGAAGGGCAAGTTGATAAATGGGTTGAAGGCGGCACTGGGACTCGGTGTTGGTTACTTTATTCACACATTGGCAGCGTGTTTAGGCTTGTCTGCAATTATTCTTAGCTCTGCGGTTGCCTTTAGTGCGGTAAAATGGCTGGGTGCGGCTTACTTAGTGTATTTAGGTATCCAGTCAATACGCTCTATGTGGCGTGGTGAAAGTAAAATCATTAATAATACTGACATTGAAAAAGATAAAAATGTTTTCTCACAAGGGGTGATCGTTAGTGTTCTCAATCCGAAGGTAGCGCTGTTTTTCCTCTCATTTTTGCCTCAGTTTATCGAAACATCTAGCAGCTCAGTGTCGCTACAATTGTTAGTGCTCGGTTTATTGTTTAGCGTATTAGCGACACTGTGTAACCTTTTATACGCATCAGTGGGTAGTTGGGTGTTTAGTCGCCCGAATTCTCAGCGATATTCTCGTGCACTTGAAGGAGTCTCGGGCGTTCTGCTTATCGGGCTGGCGAGTAAAGTCGCCCTCAATGAACGCTAG
- a CDS encoding GFA family protein, with translation MHKEITGGCCCESVAFKVKDDFGKFYFCHCEQCRKLTGSAHASNLFTSPSNIQWTKGEDKIKRFDHPTRSFSKVFCIECGSGLPYLSQSGKFLIVPAGSLNEEPSKELDAQIFCSEQTNWHKAGLQAEQMLGFPK, from the coding sequence ATGCACAAAGAAATTACCGGCGGTTGCTGCTGTGAAAGTGTTGCTTTTAAAGTGAAGGATGACTTTGGTAAGTTTTATTTTTGTCACTGTGAACAGTGTAGAAAGCTTACCGGTTCGGCTCACGCTTCGAATTTATTTACTTCTCCTTCGAATATCCAGTGGACGAAAGGGGAAGACAAAATAAAACGTTTTGACCATCCCACTCGATCATTTTCGAAAGTGTTTTGCATCGAGTGTGGTTCCGGTTTGCCGTATCTGAGCCAAAGTGGGAAGTTTTTAATTGTTCCTGCTGGATCATTAAATGAAGAACCATCAAAAGAGTTAGATGCGCAGATATTTTGTTCTGAGCAGACAAACTGGCATAAAGCCGGTTTACAAGCAGAACAAATGTTAGGTTTCCCTAAGTAA
- a CDS encoding RDD family protein, producing MYTSKYSNFWRRLFAIFIDGLVFLPLQWIDDYVLSGVVGSGGIFVWGVGSSILGITYYVLMHAKYGQTIGKMVAKVKVLDVSESRNLTIKQSCLRDIVPIILFPVTIYAYAQIAFYGQTYESLEQGLLFMFIGLVMLGWVLLETISMLFNEKRRAIHDYIAGSVVVRLT from the coding sequence GTGTATACCAGTAAATATTCAAACTTTTGGCGGCGTTTATTCGCTATTTTTATTGATGGGCTAGTTTTCTTACCATTGCAATGGATTGATGACTATGTGCTCTCTGGAGTGGTTGGCTCAGGAGGCATTTTCGTATGGGGAGTTGGTAGTTCGATTTTAGGCATTACATACTATGTCCTTATGCATGCAAAATATGGCCAAACCATAGGTAAAATGGTGGCCAAGGTGAAAGTGCTAGATGTATCTGAAAGCCGTAATTTAACCATTAAGCAATCGTGCCTACGTGATATTGTCCCAATTATCTTGTTTCCAGTTACGATATACGCTTACGCTCAAATCGCGTTTTACGGGCAGACTTATGAGAGTTTGGAACAAGGCCTATTGTTTATGTTTATCGGCCTAGTGATGTTGGGTTGGGTTCTTTTAGAGACTATTTCTATGCTATTTAACGAGAAAAGACGAGCTATACATGATTACATAGCAGGTTCTGTCGTTGTCAGGTTAACCTAA
- a CDS encoding GNAT family N-acetyltransferase, translating into MHIRKASSDDLDRVLSLVSEVSAIDILPLFSEQGKKQFIERVIPDLHTVFGGENFLAIKAVYDGKLLGFAALRDGNYVTHLFVSKQAQGSGLGRDMLNHLLASTESNEISLRSSINAMGFYRHNGFTVSGGEGEVNGIRFVPMSLIRT; encoded by the coding sequence GTGCATATTCGGAAAGCATCAAGTGATGATTTAGATAGGGTGTTAAGCCTTGTTTCAGAAGTGTCGGCTATAGACATTCTTCCTTTGTTTAGCGAACAAGGTAAAAAACAGTTTATCGAACGAGTCATTCCAGATTTACATACCGTGTTTGGTGGTGAAAACTTCTTAGCGATTAAAGCTGTATATGATGGCAAGTTGCTCGGTTTCGCGGCTTTGCGTGATGGAAACTACGTGACCCACCTTTTTGTATCCAAGCAAGCGCAAGGCTCTGGTTTGGGTCGAGATATGCTCAATCATTTACTGGCTTCAACCGAATCTAACGAGATATCGCTGCGCTCTTCGATAAATGCGATGGGTTTCTACCGCCATAATGGTTTTACAGTTAGTGGGGGTGAAGGTGAGGTGAATGGAATTCGCTTTGTCCCTATGTCGCTAATTCGCACATAG
- a CDS encoding NUDIX hydrolase has product MKAHECVSFIMLNGSKVLLEKRSEHKKTDPGLITIPGGHIERGETSVQALLREVKEELNVKPTTYQYLCSLYHPTEELQLIHYFIISGWDGEIRPYEAEGIEWCSLESAVVEIAADEIALNELTRLAPHLKF; this is encoded by the coding sequence TTGAAAGCCCATGAATGTGTCTCTTTCATTATGCTTAATGGTTCAAAAGTACTCTTGGAGAAACGAAGTGAGCACAAGAAAACCGATCCTGGGTTAATCACTATTCCCGGAGGACATATAGAAAGAGGGGAAACTTCAGTTCAAGCTTTGCTGCGTGAAGTTAAGGAAGAATTGAATGTTAAGCCAACTACCTATCAGTATTTGTGCTCGCTCTATCACCCAACGGAAGAGTTGCAGTTAATCCACTACTTTATTATCAGTGGCTGGGATGGTGAAATTCGGCCTTATGAGGCCGAAGGCATTGAGTGGTGTAGTTTAGAATCAGCAGTAGTTGAAATCGCTGCTGACGAAATAGCCTTAAATGAACTTACGAGGCTAGCTCCTCACCTTAAGTTCTGA
- a CDS encoding NIPSNAP family protein, translating into MITCYVKYVIDPKKVKEFEEYAKMWIPLVERFGGQHNGYFLPSEGANNIALALFTFQSLSTYEEYRNKSLEDPECIKAFEFAERVDCIVSYERSFFRPVLS; encoded by the coding sequence ATGATTACTTGCTATGTAAAGTATGTAATTGACCCTAAAAAGGTTAAAGAGTTCGAAGAATACGCGAAAATGTGGATCCCATTGGTTGAAAGGTTCGGAGGCCAACATAATGGCTACTTTCTGCCATCTGAAGGTGCGAACAATATTGCTCTAGCTCTATTTACGTTCCAAAGTTTGTCCACTTATGAAGAATACCGAAATAAGTCTTTAGAAGACCCGGAATGCATTAAGGCATTTGAGTTTGCAGAGAGGGTTGACTGTATTGTCAGTTATGAACGTAGCTTTTTTAGACCAGTACTGAGCTAA
- a CDS encoding GNAT family N-acetyltransferase, which translates to METERLRLVPPSMELQPLMLEAIVESQNELGEYLPWVKYALTESESIENTKQAISNFENFEGELRYSILDKNTNNFVGAIGLIIRDKDVPYFEIGYWLRSSCVGHGFIVEAVKVLENYAFLELKANRLEIKAAEENVKSRAVAERCGYTFEGTLRNDRRLPSGQLSSTAVYSKIGLL; encoded by the coding sequence ATGGAAACAGAGAGATTAAGGTTAGTTCCCCCTTCAATGGAGCTACAGCCTTTAATGCTAGAAGCAATAGTAGAAAGTCAAAATGAACTCGGAGAGTATTTACCTTGGGTTAAATATGCTTTGACTGAATCTGAATCAATAGAGAATACAAAGCAAGCGATTAGTAACTTTGAAAACTTTGAAGGTGAACTGCGTTATTCAATCTTAGATAAAAATACCAACAACTTCGTAGGTGCAATTGGTCTAATCATTCGAGACAAAGACGTTCCTTATTTTGAAATTGGATATTGGTTACGTAGCTCGTGTGTAGGGCATGGTTTTATCGTGGAAGCGGTTAAAGTACTCGAAAATTACGCATTTTTAGAACTCAAAGCTAATAGATTGGAAATTAAGGCCGCAGAGGAAAATGTAAAGAGTCGAGCAGTTGCAGAGCGATGTGGGTATACTTTTGAGGGCACATTGCGCAATGATCGAAGGCTGCCGTCAGGCCAGTTAAGTAGCACAGCCGTATATTCGAAAATAGGATTATTGTGA
- a CDS encoding DUF1801 domain-containing protein, giving the protein MNNAVKERFDEYPENARVRLTELRNLVFQIASELDLGEVDETLKWGEPSYSVKTGSPLRMDWKLKSPNNYYLFFNCQTKLVDTFRELYGEELVFQGNRAIILSLSKPIPETAIKSCLELALTYQQRKHFPLLGA; this is encoded by the coding sequence ATGAACAATGCAGTCAAAGAGCGCTTTGATGAATACCCAGAGAATGCTCGTGTTAGGTTAACGGAGCTACGAAATTTAGTCTTTCAAATTGCATCTGAGTTGGATCTTGGTGAAGTCGATGAAACTCTTAAATGGGGTGAGCCAAGCTACAGTGTAAAAACAGGCAGTCCGCTAAGAATGGACTGGAAACTCAAATCTCCTAACAATTATTACCTGTTCTTTAATTGCCAAACAAAGCTCGTCGATACATTCAGGGAATTGTATGGCGAAGAACTGGTATTTCAGGGAAACAGAGCGATAATTCTATCCTTGTCGAAGCCGATACCAGAAACAGCAATCAAGTCCTGTTTAGAGTTAGCTTTAACTTATCAGCAGCGAAAACATTTTCCTCTTTTAGGCGCGTAG
- a CDS encoding isochorismatase family protein, producing the protein MLSRDKTGLIVVDVQGKLARLVYDSETLISNCSKLIVGARALGLPIVLLEQNPEKLGKTVEELRVHLGDVSPITKFTFNACESPDFLATIKEMGVDTWLVCGIEAHICVYQTAKGLVELGFNVELVNDCVSSRTLSNAQLGIERLKESGVEISGLEMCLYELVKDCRSAEFKQVLSLVR; encoded by the coding sequence ATGTTGTCACGAGATAAAACAGGGCTTATCGTCGTTGATGTGCAGGGTAAGCTTGCACGCTTAGTCTATGATAGTGAAACGCTCATTTCTAACTGCTCGAAGTTGATTGTCGGGGCTAGGGCTCTGGGTTTGCCGATAGTTTTGCTTGAGCAGAACCCTGAGAAGTTGGGTAAGACAGTAGAGGAATTAAGAGTTCACCTTGGTGACGTTAGCCCAATAACAAAGTTTACCTTCAATGCTTGTGAGTCCCCCGACTTTCTGGCTACGATCAAAGAAATGGGTGTAGATACTTGGTTGGTGTGTGGCATTGAGGCGCATATTTGTGTGTACCAGACGGCAAAAGGATTGGTTGAATTAGGTTTCAATGTGGAACTGGTTAATGATTGTGTTTCCTCTCGAACGTTATCAAATGCTCAACTTGGTATTGAGCGTCTAAAGGAAAGTGGCGTAGAAATTTCGGGGTTAGAAATGTGTCTCTACGAGCTGGTAAAAGACTGTAGGAGTGCTGAATTTAAGCAGGTGTTAAGCCTAGTTCGTTAG
- a CDS encoding GNAT family N-acetyltransferase, whose amino-acid sequence MALSFESQRLKVVEITGELDLSKHSYLLERIPKILTPVVVENLPPYFHGIGSYEEARIWLERMLLESRLLKVETEGHELVGFLFAYVEKDEYAHIGYLLGEEYWGRGLASELLQGFIHEVEKSESWLKLIGGVDQSNVASAKLLKKLGFIEQPASGSGVAFYEYTIPQSQP is encoded by the coding sequence ATGGCATTGTCATTTGAAAGCCAGAGGTTGAAAGTAGTTGAAATTACTGGAGAGCTTGATTTGTCTAAGCACTCATATTTGCTAGAGCGAATTCCTAAAATCTTAACACCAGTAGTTGTAGAAAATCTTCCCCCATATTTCCACGGGATTGGTTCTTATGAAGAAGCCAGAATATGGCTTGAGAGAATGTTATTGGAGAGCCGCTTACTTAAAGTAGAAACAGAGGGGCACGAACTAGTAGGTTTCTTGTTCGCTTATGTAGAAAAGGACGAGTATGCTCATATCGGTTACTTGCTTGGTGAAGAATATTGGGGGCGAGGATTAGCTAGTGAATTACTTCAGGGCTTCATCCATGAAGTTGAGAAATCCGAGTCTTGGTTGAAACTTATAGGCGGTGTTGACCAATCTAATGTTGCTTCAGCGAAGTTACTCAAGAAGCTAGGTTTCATAGAGCAACCAGCTAGTGGCAGTGGTGTGGCTTTCTATGAATATACGATTCCCCAGTCGCAACCATAA
- a CDS encoding class I SAM-dependent methyltransferase: protein MQEEYMEYYAKFDEEKRLLSQNITRIEFDTTLSVLEPYIDPAINLTEFGAATGRYSLHYAQQGINVTAVELVPELVEQLNSNAKRQSLSLSVHEANATDVSFIESDSQDIVLILGPLYHIQSKSDREAVLKEANRVLKPNGIVAIAYISRFFVAGLLAKMSNDLVSPTVLGELNESGLVTSPEVDTFFRTGYFAKPTEIESLAAHSGFSVENHIATDGYVRFIGQEVNQLSEQQYQAWLKYHLSTCGEPSLLGSSNHGLVIAKKCS, encoded by the coding sequence GTGCAAGAAGAATATATGGAGTACTACGCAAAGTTTGATGAGGAGAAGCGTCTTCTTTCACAAAATATTACACGTATTGAGTTTGATACAACATTGAGTGTGTTGGAGCCTTATATCGATCCAGCAATTAATTTAACTGAGTTTGGTGCTGCTACTGGACGTTATTCCCTCCATTATGCTCAACAAGGCATTAATGTGACAGCGGTTGAGTTAGTTCCTGAATTAGTGGAACAACTTAATAGTAATGCAAAACGTCAGTCTTTGAGCTTATCTGTCCATGAAGCAAATGCAACAGACGTCAGCTTTATAGAGAGTGACAGTCAAGATATCGTATTAATTTTGGGACCGCTTTATCACATACAATCAAAGTCAGACCGAGAAGCAGTGCTCAAAGAAGCTAATCGAGTTTTAAAACCAAATGGGATTGTTGCGATAGCTTATATCAGCCGTTTCTTTGTTGCAGGTTTGCTAGCAAAAATGTCTAACGATTTAGTTTCGCCAACTGTGTTAGGTGAGTTAAACGAAAGTGGCTTAGTTACTTCACCTGAGGTAGACACATTTTTTAGAACTGGTTACTTTGCTAAGCCGACCGAAATTGAATCTCTAGCAGCTCACTCGGGTTTTAGTGTCGAAAATCACATTGCAACAGATGGTTATGTTCGTTTCATTGGTCAAGAGGTCAACCAACTTAGCGAGCAGCAGTATCAAGCTTGGTTGAAGTATCACCTTTCTACTTGTGGAGAACCATCATTGCTTGGTAGTAGTAATCATGGTTTAGTTATTGCGAAAAAGTGCAGTTAA
- a CDS encoding IS110 family RNA-guided transposase yields the protein MNTNTLQNINVGVDTGKSQLDIYIRPLDIYFTVPNNDKGIKEAVRAIAKHQPQRVVIEATGRLEMPFILACDQAKLPYVIANPLRIKRFAGAIGQRAKNDRLDAALIAHYAEKVQPDLTELKAENIRLMSDLVSRRNQLLSIQTMERNRLQILPKNIASTITPILTALKNQIEKVEAKISKLIDISPEYQTKNEILQSMPGVGKILAASIISNVPERGYITNKQASSLIGVAPIVRESGRYKGKRIIQGGRTQVRTVMYMAMMSAIQCNPVFKTTYERLLAAGKPKKVAIVACMRKMVVILNSMLRDGVMWDNNSAKN from the coding sequence ATGAATACAAACACACTTCAAAACATTAATGTCGGCGTTGATACTGGCAAATCACAATTAGATATTTATATCCGTCCGCTCGACATTTACTTCACCGTTCCTAACAATGACAAAGGCATTAAAGAAGCCGTCAGAGCTATCGCTAAACACCAACCTCAACGTGTCGTGATTGAAGCTACTGGACGATTAGAAATGCCCTTCATCCTTGCTTGTGACCAAGCAAAGCTACCCTATGTCATCGCAAACCCTTTGAGAATAAAAAGGTTCGCTGGTGCTATTGGACAAAGAGCTAAGAACGACCGTTTAGACGCCGCGCTCATTGCCCACTATGCTGAAAAAGTTCAGCCTGACTTAACCGAGCTAAAAGCCGAAAATATCCGATTAATGAGTGACTTAGTATCAAGGCGAAATCAGTTACTCTCCATACAGACCATGGAAAGAAACCGACTACAAATATTGCCAAAGAACATCGCCTCAACTATTACGCCCATCTTAACCGCTCTTAAAAATCAAATTGAAAAAGTAGAAGCCAAAATCTCAAAGCTCATCGATATCTCACCTGAATATCAGACTAAGAATGAGATACTTCAAAGCATGCCTGGAGTCGGTAAAATACTGGCCGCATCCATCATCAGTAACGTCCCCGAACGTGGTTACATCACCAATAAACAAGCCTCTAGCTTGATTGGTGTAGCCCCCATCGTTAGAGAAAGTGGTCGTTACAAAGGAAAGCGCATAATACAAGGAGGTCGGACTCAAGTTAGAACCGTTATGTATATGGCAATGATGTCTGCCATCCAATGTAACCCTGTTTTTAAGACTACATATGAACGATTACTTGCGGCAGGAAAACCCAAAAAAGTAGCCATAGTTGCCTGCATGAGAAAGATGGTTGTGATCTTAAACTCGATGCTCAGAGACGGTGTAATGTGGGATAACAATAGCGCCAAAAATTAA
- a CDS encoding GNAT family N-acetyltransferase, with amino-acid sequence MSINIRNAEISDARAISELLLPLTNKYVCPTCDVTVHSILLDSMSEKNIEKYLSTNYDYVVAVTENNEVVGVAGVRDNSHLYHLFVDDDFQGNGLSRQLWETVKEKALENGNSGLFTVNSAVNAESVYVRFGFKRTEGVRNRQGMVDIPMVLEFDC; translated from the coding sequence ATGAGCATCAATATCAGAAATGCAGAAATTAGTGATGCGAGGGCAATCAGTGAGTTGCTCTTACCCTTAACAAACAAATATGTTTGCCCAACTTGTGATGTGACTGTGCACAGTATTTTGCTCGATTCAATGTCAGAGAAAAACATCGAAAAATATCTGTCTACAAACTATGACTATGTTGTTGCAGTAACTGAGAATAATGAAGTCGTTGGTGTGGCTGGAGTACGAGACAACTCGCATCTGTACCATCTATTCGTAGATGATGATTTTCAAGGTAATGGGCTTTCCCGTCAATTATGGGAAACTGTTAAAGAAAAGGCATTGGAAAACGGTAATAGTGGTCTATTTACAGTTAACTCCGCGGTCAATGCGGAAAGCGTATATGTGCGTTTTGGTTTTAAACGCACAGAAGGCGTCAGAAATCGGCAAGGGATGGTTGATATTCCAATGGTGTTAGAATTTGATTGCTAA